A genomic stretch from Edaphobacter aggregans includes:
- a CDS encoding acyl carrier protein has translation MAAVDEKVKQIIVEQLQVDEAEVTPGASFQEDLGADSLDVVELVMQFEEAFDIQIPDEDAEKIKTVKDAVDYIEKNQKAAK, from the coding sequence ATGGCAGCAGTAGACGAAAAAGTAAAACAGATCATTGTCGAGCAGCTTCAGGTCGACGAAGCCGAAGTCACTCCCGGTGCAAGCTTTCAGGAAGATCTGGGCGCTGACTCTCTCGACGTAGTCGAACTCGTCATGCAGTTCGAAGAGGCCTTCGACATCCAGATCCCCGACGAAGACGCCGAGAAGATCAAGACCGTCAAGGATGCCGTCGACTACATCGAAAAGAACCAGAAGGCGGCTAAGTAA
- a CDS encoding DUF1254 domain-containing protein produces MMKKTFCSALLVLFLVSMGSGTGRAQSTPSPAEVRAIAKEAYIYGFPMVQAYLTMYAFSIDKSNSQYKGPFNAPLSFARVFTPEDTAFVTPNSDTPYTFLSLDLRAEPIVITIPPVEKNRYWVFQMMDLYTFNFDYIGMRTTGNKGGTFLVAGPLWKGTVPPGITKVLRPETEFINVVGRTQLFNAADLENVKKIQAKYKAQPLSAFWGKPAPPAAPAIDWIRPVPPREMRTSLYFFNVMNFLLQFCPTQHSETELRARFASIGIAPGKTIDFNSLSPEMTAGWVAGMANGQKEIDARRAASGGNISNFFGTRAFLHGDYVARATGAQMGIGANSKEEALYPLYEKDADGQALDGSKARYTLHFAKGLFPPVNAFWSLTLYNLPQQLLVKNPINRYLINSPMMPDLKLDSDGGLTMYIQADSPGKDREANWLPAPKAPFMLAMRYYLPKQELLDGSWKSPQVQRVK; encoded by the coding sequence ATGATGAAAAAGACATTTTGCAGTGCATTGCTTGTGCTTTTTCTGGTCTCGATGGGAAGCGGTACTGGGAGGGCGCAGAGTACGCCGAGCCCGGCTGAAGTTCGGGCGATCGCCAAGGAGGCTTACATCTATGGGTTTCCTATGGTTCAGGCTTATCTGACGATGTATGCGTTCTCGATCGATAAGAGTAATTCGCAGTACAAGGGACCCTTCAATGCTCCGCTTAGTTTTGCGCGTGTTTTTACTCCTGAGGACACTGCGTTTGTCACGCCGAATTCGGACACGCCCTATACCTTTTTGAGTCTCGACTTGCGGGCTGAGCCGATTGTTATCACGATTCCTCCGGTGGAGAAGAATCGTTATTGGGTCTTTCAGATGATGGACCTCTATACGTTTAACTTTGACTACATTGGCATGCGCACAACTGGTAATAAGGGTGGGACCTTCCTTGTTGCTGGGCCGTTATGGAAGGGGACGGTTCCTCCGGGTATCACGAAGGTTCTTCGGCCTGAGACGGAGTTCATTAATGTTGTGGGCCGGACGCAGCTGTTCAATGCTGCGGATCTCGAGAACGTGAAGAAGATTCAGGCGAAGTACAAAGCGCAACCGCTCTCGGCATTTTGGGGCAAGCCTGCACCACCCGCTGCTCCGGCTATTGACTGGATCAGGCCGGTTCCTCCGCGGGAGATGAGGACTTCACTGTATTTCTTCAATGTGATGAATTTCCTGCTGCAGTTCTGCCCTACGCAGCATAGTGAGACCGAATTGCGTGCACGGTTCGCGAGCATCGGTATCGCGCCGGGCAAGACGATTGATTTCAACTCGCTTTCGCCTGAGATGACGGCGGGCTGGGTGGCGGGTATGGCGAATGGGCAGAAGGAGATCGATGCTCGCCGGGCCGCTAGTGGTGGCAACATCAGCAACTTCTTCGGGACGCGCGCTTTCCTTCACGGCGATTATGTGGCTCGCGCTACCGGGGCTCAGATGGGCATTGGGGCTAACTCGAAGGAAGAGGCTCTGTATCCACTGTATGAGAAGGATGCGGATGGGCAGGCGCTCGACGGCAGCAAGGCTCGGTATACGCTGCATTTTGCGAAGGGGCTGTTTCCGCCGGTGAATGCGTTCTGGTCGCTTACTTTGTACAATCTGCCGCAGCAGTTGCTGGTGAAGAATCCGATCAATCGGTATCTGATTAATTCGCCGATGATGCCGGATCTTAAGCTTGATTCGGATGGTGGGTTGACGATGTACATTCAGGCTGATTCGCCGGGGAAGGATAGGGAGGCTAACTGGCTGCCTGCTCCGAAGGCTCCTTTCATGCTTGCTATGCGGTATTACCTGCCTAAGCAGGAGTTGCTGGATGGGAGTTGGAAGTCTCCACAGGTACAGCGAGTGAAATAG
- a CDS encoding zinc ribbon domain-containing protein: MHPDLEKMIVLQGLDVEAKRLRDEMSALPKRVAELETKLKATQGQRAVVVDLIAKEEVLRRRQELDIKDHQAKMAKVKKQLDQATTTVQVTAFEHEISFAQGEVSRLEDAELESMERSEALEAQKARADEAVAADEKILERERVRAAETIAADKVALAGVEERRAALRPEIGEDALSVYDRISKGKGTAVAEALNQKCMACQMMLRPQKWNDLRDRSNDETMMTCESCGRLLYYDPARDAPQKKAVPVESIAASIIRSL; the protein is encoded by the coding sequence ATGCATCCGGATCTTGAAAAGATGATTGTGCTGCAGGGGCTTGATGTGGAGGCGAAGCGTCTGCGGGATGAGATGTCTGCGTTGCCGAAGAGGGTTGCTGAGCTGGAGACAAAACTTAAGGCTACGCAGGGGCAGCGAGCCGTCGTGGTGGATTTGATCGCTAAGGAAGAGGTGTTGCGACGCCGTCAGGAGCTGGACATCAAGGACCATCAGGCCAAGATGGCGAAGGTGAAGAAGCAGTTGGACCAAGCGACGACTACGGTGCAGGTGACGGCGTTCGAGCATGAGATTTCGTTTGCTCAAGGTGAGGTGAGCAGACTGGAAGACGCTGAGTTGGAGAGTATGGAGCGGAGTGAGGCTCTTGAGGCTCAGAAGGCGCGGGCGGATGAGGCGGTGGCTGCGGACGAGAAGATTCTGGAGCGCGAACGGGTGCGGGCTGCTGAGACGATTGCGGCGGATAAGGTCGCGCTGGCTGGGGTTGAAGAGAGGCGCGCTGCGCTTAGACCGGAGATTGGTGAGGATGCGCTCTCCGTTTATGACCGGATCTCGAAGGGCAAGGGTACGGCTGTGGCCGAGGCGCTGAATCAGAAGTGTATGGCGTGCCAGATGATGCTGCGTCCGCAGAAGTGGAATGATTTGCGGGACCGGAGCAACGACGAGACGATGATGACGTGCGAGAGCTGCGGGCGGTTGCTGTACTATGATCCCGCGCGAGATGCTCCGCAGAAGAAGGCGGTTCCGGTGGAGAGTATTGCGGCTTCGATTATTCGGTCTCTTTAG
- a CDS encoding protein kinase domain-containing protein, giving the protein MQLWTDYEGRTIAENYPLDKLLRPEGRSAFFSTSNGTGTPAVIRLIEAHFDESEILNRWRVVAEINQINLVNLKKYGQTTLDETPLVYAVMETTEADLAEVLADRALTPEETRQVATSLVAALEALHSRNLVHEHVEPANVLAAGEVVKLRSDCIREVPDSSDDPQQDGKVLKARDVHDLALVLLQSLTQQRTLPSGSSLPAPFDNIVRNGISGVWGLPQIAAALNPTSTRPPAPTRQQLTAEPATAPTIPPSRPTLDTKASPQNASPSKAIAEPIAPTPPKPPQRPTPITIPTEARDVRHRIVRPVELAPQQRKSLWIAAAIGALFLAFLLWHFLSPSATTQSAVATQPITTLAATQPDNSAPAAETPAPPPTPAASSTGMRDQWRVVAYTYNHQDQAQKKAATIAKRHPSLNPEVFTPNGHAPYLVTVGGPMTRDEANAFKQKARADGLPRDIYTQNYTTR; this is encoded by the coding sequence ATGCAACTTTGGACAGACTACGAAGGAAGAACCATCGCTGAAAACTATCCCCTCGACAAGCTCCTCCGCCCCGAGGGCCGCAGCGCTTTCTTCTCCACCTCTAACGGCACCGGCACACCCGCCGTCATCCGCCTGATCGAAGCCCACTTCGACGAATCCGAGATCCTCAACCGCTGGCGCGTCGTCGCCGAAATCAACCAGATCAACCTCGTCAATCTCAAAAAATACGGCCAGACCACACTCGACGAGACCCCCCTCGTCTACGCCGTCATGGAGACCACCGAGGCCGATCTCGCCGAAGTCCTCGCCGACCGCGCCCTCACGCCTGAAGAGACCCGCCAGGTCGCCACCAGCCTCGTCGCCGCGCTCGAAGCCCTCCACTCCCGCAACCTCGTCCACGAGCACGTCGAACCCGCCAACGTCCTCGCCGCGGGCGAAGTCGTCAAGCTCCGCAGCGACTGCATCCGCGAGGTGCCCGACTCATCCGACGACCCCCAGCAGGACGGAAAAGTCCTCAAGGCCCGCGACGTCCACGACCTCGCCCTCGTCCTACTCCAGTCCCTCACCCAGCAGCGCACCCTGCCCAGCGGTTCGTCTCTACCCGCCCCCTTCGACAACATCGTCCGCAACGGCATCAGCGGAGTCTGGGGCCTTCCGCAGATCGCCGCAGCCCTCAACCCAACATCCACACGTCCCCCCGCACCAACGCGCCAACAACTCACCGCCGAACCAGCCACAGCACCGACCATTCCACCTTCCCGACCAACCTTGGACACGAAGGCGAGTCCGCAGAACGCGTCACCATCCAAAGCAATCGCCGAACCCATCGCCCCAACACCACCGAAGCCTCCCCAGAGACCCACCCCCATCACCATCCCAACAGAGGCAAGAGACGTCAGGCACCGCATCGTCAGACCAGTCGAGTTAGCCCCACAGCAACGCAAGAGCCTATGGATCGCCGCCGCCATCGGAGCTCTATTCTTAGCCTTCCTCCTATGGCACTTCTTGAGCCCGAGCGCCACAACGCAATCCGCCGTCGCGACCCAACCCATCACCACGCTTGCAGCCACCCAGCCAGACAACTCCGCACCCGCAGCCGAAACCCCCGCGCCGCCGCCTACTCCGGCAGCATCCTCCACCGGCATGCGCGACCAATGGAGAGTCGTAGCCTACACCTACAACCACCAGGACCAGGCCCAGAAGAAGGCTGCAACCATAGCCAAACGCCATCCTTCTCTCAACCCTGAGGTCTTCACCCCTAACGGCCACGCTCCCTACCTCGTTACCGTAGGAGGCCCCATGACCCGCGACGAAGCCAACGCCTTCAAGCAAAAGGCCCGAGCCGACGGCCTACCCCGCGACATTTACACCCAGAACTACACCACCCGCTAA